The sequence TGCCAGCGGATAGCCAACGAGGTAGCCGGCTGAGGCTGCGGCAACGAGGTATGCCCAGCCAAAACCTTCGCCTGCAAACACTGGAAAAAACATACCGATGGCGAGATAAAGCAGCTGTGAGAGCAAACCGCCACGCCAGCCCAAATACAGACCGCTACCGTACACGGCAGCCGTTTGGAGCGTAAAAGGGATCTCCCAGAAGTAAATCCTGACCTGCGCGCCAAGAATTGTAAGGAGCGAAAAGCCAACAATGCCCAACACCTGTACAAGTGCTGAAGCCTGCTCTTGACGCAGGCCGTCTACTAATGACGTTTTCCGGGCTTCGAGTTGTAAGATGGTTTGCATAGATACTGATATTCTTATGTCTGATTGCTTCCAGGGGAATCGGTGAAGATCGAAGGTTAGTGCTTCACACACTACAAGGTACTAAACCCCATCGGTAAGTTCACGCGTTTCTTCGGGGGTGTAATTGAGCCGAGACGCGAGCCACCGTTCTACGTCCTGAACGTCCATCTGTTTTCTGGCGGCGTATTCGATGATCTGATCCTGCCCTACCAGGCCGGCGTTGAAGTAGGCAGCCTCCGGGTGAGCAAAATAAATCCCACAAACGGAAGCCGCAGGATACATGGCCAGGCTTTCCGTCAGCTTGATGCCTGTTTGTGCGTCCACATCCAGTAGCTGCCAGATGGTTTCTTTTTCCGTGTGGTCAGGACATGCTGGATACCCGGGCGCGGGGCGGATGCCCTGGTAGTGCTCCCGAATTAGCGCGTCTTTATCGAGCAACGGGCCGTCTGCGTATCCCCAGTAGGTGTGCCGTACCTGTTCATGCAACCATTCGGCCAGGGCTTCTGCCAGGCGATCCGCAAGTGCTTTGACCATGATAAGGTTATAATCATCGTGGTCCGCTTCAAACCGGGCAATCATTTTCTCGATGCCCAATCCTGCAGTGACGGCAAACATGCCAACGTGATCAGCCACGCCGGCGTCTCGCGGTGCTATGTAGTCGGCCAGCGACTTGTTGTGTTTCCCCCGCCCTTTCTGGGCCTGCTGGCGCAGCATGTGCAGTTTAGCTTCAACGGAAGCGCGCGTTTCATCGGTGTAAATCTCTATATCGTCCTGTACGCTGTTCGCGGGGAAGAGCCCAATTACAGCGCGGGCGCCCAGTTTCTTCTCGGCGATGATTTCATCCAGCAACCTGTTGGCATCGTCGTAGACGCGCCGGGCCTCGGGGCCAATTTGCGGATGCTCCAGCAACCGGGGAAACTTGCCTTTTAATTCCCATACAGAGAAAAAGGGCGTCCAGTCGATATACGGCCGGAGCGTTTCAATTGAAATATCATCCAGCACATGCACACCCGGCTGCTCAGGCGCCGGCACGCCGGCATCTTGCCAGACAAAGCCATTGCCTCGCGCTTCTTCCAACGACAGATACGTTGTTTTACGTGACCGCACTGCATGCTGATCGCGTATCTGGCTGTATTCCTCTTTAACTGCAGCAACGAAGTTGTCCGCTTCTTCCGACATGAGTTCGCTCACCACCTGTACTGACCGCGAAGCATCCAATACATGTACAACCGGTGACTTGTAGTGCTGCTCTATCTTCACTGCGGTATGCAGCCGAGACGTGGTTGCACCGCCGATGAGGAGGGGCAATGTATAGTCCAGGCGCTGCATTTCTTTTGCAACATGAATCATCTCATCGAGCGACGGGGTGATTAGGCCGCTCAGCCCTATTACGTCAACCTGCTCCGCTTTTGCCGTTTCAAGGATTTTATCTGCCGGCACCATTACGCCAAGGTCAATCACCTCATAGTTATTGCAAGAAAGCACAACCCCTACGATGTTCTTCCCAATATCATGCACATCCCCTTTCACGGTAGCCAACAGGATTTTGGAGCGCTGCGACGTGTCATCCTCTCCTTTTGCTGCTTCGATAAAAGGAATGAGGTACGCAACAGCTTTCTTCATCACCCGGGCGCTTTTCACAACCTGGGGCAGAAACATTTTGCCGGCGCCAAAGAGGTCACCAACGGTCTGCATCCCTGCCATCAAAGGGCCTTCGATAATCGACAAAGGTTTGTCATACTGCAGGCGCGCTTCTTCGGTATCTTCTTCGATAAAATCGACAATCCCTTTCACAAGCGCGTGGCGCAGCCGCTCCTCGACCGTATTTTGTCGCCACGCAAGCTGTGTTGTCGGGTCTGCGCCGCGTTTCTGGTGGACTTCCTCAGCCATATTCACGAGGCGCTCTGTGGCCTCCGGGTGCCGATCAAAAAGCACATCTTCTATGGCTTCCAGCAGGTCTTTTGGTATTTCTTCGTAGATCTCCAACTGGCCGGCATTGACAATGCCCATATCCATACCTGCACGCACAGCGTGGTACAGAAACGCCGCGTGCATGGCTTCGCGTATGCGGTTGTTGCCCCGGAAAGAGAATGAAATATTACTCACGCCACCGGAAACGCTGGTAAGCGGCAACTCCTTTTTAATCCATGTCGTCGCCTGTATGAAGTCGTACGCGTACTTGTTGTGTTCAGCTATGCCGGTGGCAACGGCAAAAATGTTTGGGTCAAAAATTATGTCCTGCGGCTTAAAGCCGACTTGCCCTACAAGAATGTCGTATGCCCGGCGGCAGATGGCAATCCGACGCTCAAAGTTATCCGCCTGGCCATCCTCATCAAAGGCCATCACAATCACAGCCGCGCCATATTGTTTGACCTTGCGCGCCTGCTCGATGAACGCTTCTTCTCCTTCTTTCAGGCTGATGGAATTGACAATGCCTTTGCCCTGAATACACTGCAAGCCCGCTTCGATTACCGACCATTTTGAGGAGTCAATCACCACTGGCACTCGCGAGATATCCGGCTCAGAGGCAATCAGGTTGAGGAACAGCTGCATCACGGCTTCAGAATCCAGCAATCCTTCGTCCATGTTGACGTCGATCATCTGCGCCCCATTCTCCACCTGCTGGCGGGCAACAGACAACGCCTCTTCAAACTTCTCTTCCTTGATCAGGCGGGCAAATCGCTTCGAGCCGGTAACGTTGGTGCGCTCACCAATGTTGACAAAGTTGGTATCGGGACGAAGTACCAGGGGCTCGAGCCCGGATAATTGCAAGTATGGCGAGGGCTCAGGGATCTTGCGGGGCTTGATGGATGCTACAGCGTCAGCTATGGCCTTGATGTGCTCGGGGGTTGTCCCACAACAGCCGCCGACCATATTCAGGAATCCTGCTTCTGCATACGCCCCCAGTTGGTCAGCCATAAACGCCGGCGTTTCATCATACCCGCCAAAAGCATTGGGCAGGCCGGCATTTGGATACAAGCTCGTTGGGACAGGTGCAATACCGGAGAGGGCCTCGATATAGGCGCGCATTTGATCAGAGCCCAACGCACAATTCAGCCCAACACTCAAGAGTGACGGCATGTGCGATACAGAAATCCAGAAGGCTTCGGTTGTCTGCCCCGACAGCGTCCGTCCACTCTGATCCACAATCGTACCCGAGATCATCACAGGCAGCGTCGTATTGTGGTTATGGAAATATTCCTGAATGGCGTACAGAGCCGCTTTGCAATTCAGCGTATCAAAAATCGTTTCAACAAGCAGGATGTCTACACCGCCGGCGACGAGGGCAGTTGCTTGCTCATAATAGGCTGCAACGAGTTCTTTGAACGTAGTAGCCCGATAACCCGGTTCGTTGACGCGGGGTGAGATGGATAACGTTTTGCTGGTTGGCCCCATCGCGCCGGCGACAAAGCGGGGTTTGTCGGGTGTCCGGGCCGTCGCGGCGTCTGCAGCACGGCGCGCAATCTGTGCAGCAGCAAAGTTAATGTCGTGCACAAGGTGGGTGGTGTTGTAATCCTCCTGAGAAGCCGAGGTAGCATTGAAGGTATTGGTTTCGATGATATCCGCGCCGGCATCCAGGAATGCATGATGAATGCTTTCAATGATTTCCGGCTGCGTCAACACCAGGAGGTCGTTGTTGCCCTTTAGCGGCGAGCCATGATCTTTAAACTGAATCCCGCGGAAATCGTCTTCGTCCAGTTCGTGTTGCTGAATCATGGTCCCCATGGCACCATCAAGCACAAGAATACGTTCTTGCAGCAAA is a genomic window of Bacteroidota bacterium containing:
- a CDS encoding biotin transporter BioY, with product MQTILQLEARKTSLVDGLRQEQASALVQVLGIVGFSLLTILGAQVRIYFWEIPFTLQTAAVYGSGLYLGWRGGLLSQLLYLAIGMFFPVFAGEGFGWAYLVAAASAGYLVGYPLAAALIGVLSRKWNSLTGSTLSIICGSLLMFTCGVIGLHYIAGHTTWMESIDKGWLRFIPVDLAKILFVSMIYTGTRRYFKK
- the metH gene encoding methionine synthase encodes the protein MSDVAQTLNLLLQERILVLDGAMGTMIQQHELDEDDFRGIQFKDHGSPLKGNNDLLVLTQPEIIESIHHAFLDAGADIIETNTFNATSASQEDYNTTHLVHDINFAAAQIARRAADAATARTPDKPRFVAGAMGPTSKTLSISPRVNEPGYRATTFKELVAAYYEQATALVAGGVDILLVETIFDTLNCKAALYAIQEYFHNHNTTLPVMISGTIVDQSGRTLSGQTTEAFWISVSHMPSLLSVGLNCALGSDQMRAYIEALSGIAPVPTSLYPNAGLPNAFGGYDETPAFMADQLGAYAEAGFLNMVGGCCGTTPEHIKAIADAVASIKPRKIPEPSPYLQLSGLEPLVLRPDTNFVNIGERTNVTGSKRFARLIKEEKFEEALSVARQQVENGAQMIDVNMDEGLLDSEAVMQLFLNLIASEPDISRVPVVIDSSKWSVIEAGLQCIQGKGIVNSISLKEGEEAFIEQARKVKQYGAAVIVMAFDEDGQADNFERRIAICRRAYDILVGQVGFKPQDIIFDPNIFAVATGIAEHNKYAYDFIQATTWIKKELPLTSVSGGVSNISFSFRGNNRIREAMHAAFLYHAVRAGMDMGIVNAGQLEIYEEIPKDLLEAIEDVLFDRHPEATERLVNMAEEVHQKRGADPTTQLAWRQNTVEERLRHALVKGIVDFIEEDTEEARLQYDKPLSIIEGPLMAGMQTVGDLFGAGKMFLPQVVKSARVMKKAVAYLIPFIEAAKGEDDTSQRSKILLATVKGDVHDIGKNIVGVVLSCNNYEVIDLGVMVPADKILETAKAEQVDVIGLSGLITPSLDEMIHVAKEMQRLDYTLPLLIGGATTSRLHTAVKIEQHYKSPVVHVLDASRSVQVVSELMSEEADNFVAAVKEEYSQIRDQHAVRSRKTTYLSLEEARGNGFVWQDAGVPAPEQPGVHVLDDISIETLRPYIDWTPFFSVWELKGKFPRLLEHPQIGPEARRVYDDANRLLDEIIAEKKLGARAVIGLFPANSVQDDIEIYTDETRASVEAKLHMLRQQAQKGRGKHNKSLADYIAPRDAGVADHVGMFAVTAGLGIEKMIARFEADHDDYNLIMVKALADRLAEALAEWLHEQVRHTYWGYADGPLLDKDALIREHYQGIRPAPGYPACPDHTEKETIWQLLDVDAQTGIKLTESLAMYPAASVCGIYFAHPEAAYFNAGLVGQDQIIEYAARKQMDVQDVERWLASRLNYTPEETRELTDGV